One window from the genome of Bacillus weihaiensis encodes:
- a CDS encoding ABC transporter substrate-binding protein, producing the protein MKNKGFILLSALFLLLLAACSSSNTGTSGTEAEAEGTEKEAAETTEKQEVVFWHAMSGDLETVLKDIVADFNESQEDIEVTPVFQGTYEEALTKFNTVAGTEDAPTIMQTFEVGTKYMVDSGHVQPVQKFIDEDNYDTSQWEKNISNYYTVDGEQYSMPFNSSTPVLIYNKDAFKEAGLDVDQGPMTYSELMDAAKKLTKQDGGETSQYGFSILNYGWFFEELLAAQGGHYVDNENGRNGNATKATFNDELGLNVFSLISDMYNDGTFYNVGQNWDDIRAAFQSKKVAMYLDSSAGVKTVVDNADFEVGVSYLPIPDDADRQGVIIGGASVWMSSGIEEAKQKAAWEFMKYLTTPEVQGEWHVKTGYFAINPAAYEQDIVKEEWEKYPQLKVTVDQLRDTKPSTATQGALISVFPESRQKVVTAMENLYQGMDPQEALDQAAEETNRALEVANKKQGN; encoded by the coding sequence ATGAAGAATAAAGGATTTATTTTATTATCTGCACTATTTCTCTTATTGTTAGCTGCATGTTCAAGCTCAAATACAGGTACTTCTGGAACAGAAGCTGAGGCTGAAGGGACAGAAAAGGAAGCGGCAGAAACAACTGAAAAGCAAGAAGTTGTGTTCTGGCATGCGATGAGTGGTGATCTTGAAACAGTCTTGAAAGATATCGTAGCTGATTTTAACGAATCACAAGAAGATATTGAAGTAACTCCCGTTTTCCAAGGTACGTATGAGGAAGCCTTAACAAAGTTTAATACAGTTGCAGGTACAGAGGATGCACCTACGATTATGCAAACCTTTGAAGTTGGGACAAAATACATGGTTGATAGTGGACATGTTCAGCCTGTTCAAAAATTTATCGACGAAGATAACTATGATACATCACAATGGGAAAAGAACATCTCAAACTACTACACAGTTGATGGTGAACAATATTCAATGCCATTTAACTCATCAACACCAGTACTTATTTATAATAAAGATGCATTTAAGGAAGCTGGTTTAGACGTGGATCAAGGACCAATGACGTATAGTGAGTTAATGGATGCAGCTAAAAAGTTAACGAAGCAAGATGGTGGAGAAACAAGTCAGTATGGATTCTCAATCTTAAACTATGGCTGGTTCTTCGAGGAATTACTTGCTGCACAAGGTGGTCACTATGTTGATAATGAAAATGGACGAAATGGGAATGCGACAAAAGCTACGTTTAATGATGAGTTAGGATTAAATGTATTCAGTTTAATTAGTGATATGTATAATGATGGTACTTTCTATAATGTAGGGCAAAACTGGGATGACATTCGTGCTGCCTTCCAATCGAAAAAAGTAGCAATGTATTTAGATAGTTCAGCAGGTGTAAAGACGGTAGTCGATAATGCTGATTTTGAAGTAGGCGTTTCATACCTTCCAATTCCAGATGATGCTGACCGACAAGGAGTTATTATCGGTGGAGCTTCTGTTTGGATGTCAAGTGGGATTGAAGAAGCAAAACAAAAAGCGGCATGGGAATTTATGAAATACTTAACAACACCTGAGGTTCAAGGAGAATGGCATGTAAAAACAGGCTACTTTGCCATCAATCCAGCCGCATATGAACAAGATATCGTAAAAGAAGAGTGGGAAAAATACCCTCAGCTTAAAGTAACAGTCGACCAATTACGTGACACAAAGCCAAGCACTGCAACTCAAGGGGCACTTATCTCTGTCTTCCCTGAGTCAAGACAAAAAGTGGTAACGGCAATGGAAAATTTATATCAAGGAATGGATCCTCAAGAAGCGCTTGATCAAGCAGCAGAGGAAACAAACCGTGCATTAGAAGTAGCAAACAAAAAACAAGGTAACTAA
- a CDS encoding carbohydrate ABC transporter permease, whose protein sequence is MTRMKKMILYTLLIFSAVFMMFPIFYAVMISFMQGGEVLRGNLIPDTLTLANYQKAFERTPLIHYLWNSFYVSTVVMLGQLLVSSLAAFAFVFITFKGREMIFFLFISTMMIPWEATMVPNFLTVQKLGWLNSYSGLTVPFFALAFGTFLLRQQFKTIPKELYEASQVAGISRFRFFWNVVLPVSKSSLITLGIYSFLTTWNMYLWPLLVTNNESVRTVQIGLKQLQSQEISTEWGVVMAAVVVVILPTILLLFLGQKRLQKGLTQGALK, encoded by the coding sequence ATGACACGTATGAAAAAGATGATTCTGTATACGCTATTAATTTTTTCAGCGGTATTTATGATGTTCCCTATTTTTTATGCTGTCATGATTAGCTTTATGCAAGGAGGAGAAGTGTTAAGAGGAAATCTCATTCCTGACACTTTGACTCTTGCAAACTATCAAAAAGCATTTGAAAGGACGCCACTTATTCACTATTTATGGAATAGTTTTTATGTTTCAACAGTCGTCATGTTGGGGCAGTTACTCGTCTCGAGTTTAGCTGCATTTGCCTTTGTCTTTATCACATTTAAAGGTAGAGAAATGATCTTTTTTCTCTTTATCTCAACCATGATGATTCCGTGGGAAGCGACAATGGTTCCTAACTTTTTAACGGTTCAAAAGCTAGGGTGGTTAAATTCGTATTCTGGGTTAACCGTTCCCTTCTTTGCCTTAGCCTTTGGAACCTTCTTATTGAGGCAGCAGTTTAAAACGATTCCGAAAGAGCTCTATGAGGCTTCGCAGGTTGCCGGTATTAGTCGGTTTCGCTTTTTTTGGAATGTGGTGCTACCCGTCTCAAAATCAAGCTTAATTACATTAGGCATTTATAGCTTTTTAACAACATGGAATATGTATTTATGGCCATTGCTTGTGACGAATAATGAAAGTGTTCGAACTGTTCAAATTGGGTTAAAGCAGCTACAGTCGCAAGAAATCTCAACCGAATGGGGGGTGGTCATGGCAGCAGTTGTTGTCGTCATTCTTCCAACAATCCTACTCTTATTCTTAGGTCAAAAGAGATTGCAAAAAGGCTTAACACAAGGTGCTCTAAAGTAA
- a CDS encoding carbohydrate ABC transporter permease, producing the protein MLYLLPSILLFGIFLFYPMIRTLYLSFFLTDGQGTPITFVGFENFTYLLQSTSFHKSMKATILFVLYTVPVGVILALFLAVISNEKVRGIGVFRTLFSSTMGMSVAASSVIWMFMYNPSIGILNKVVRSFGGSEVQWLLDPTYALLAVAISTIWMNTGFAFLILLGGLQNIDEHLYENADIAGVSYWYKLRKITIPMLSPTLFFIITVSLINSFQTFGQIDILTKGGPVESTNVIVYSIYKEAFINYNIGSASAQATILFFCILVVTILQFKIGERKVHYQ; encoded by the coding sequence ATGCTGTATTTGTTACCATCTATCCTTTTATTTGGCATCTTTCTTTTTTATCCAATGATCCGTACATTATACCTGAGTTTCTTTTTAACGGATGGACAAGGTACACCTATAACGTTTGTTGGGTTTGAGAATTTTACGTATCTCCTACAATCAACTAGCTTTCATAAAAGTATGAAAGCAACAATTCTATTTGTGCTATACACAGTTCCTGTAGGTGTCATTCTCGCTCTATTTTTAGCGGTGATTTCGAATGAAAAGGTGAGGGGAATTGGAGTGTTCCGCACCTTGTTTTCATCAACAATGGGGATGAGCGTAGCGGCTTCCTCTGTTATTTGGATGTTCATGTATAATCCGTCTATCGGTATTTTAAATAAGGTGGTTCGTTCATTTGGGGGTTCCGAAGTTCAATGGCTTCTAGATCCTACCTATGCACTGTTGGCTGTTGCGATATCTACTATCTGGATGAACACAGGCTTTGCTTTTCTCATTCTATTAGGTGGCTTGCAGAACATTGATGAACATTTATATGAAAATGCAGATATTGCAGGCGTGAGCTATTGGTACAAGCTTAGAAAAATTACGATCCCAATGCTTTCACCTACCTTGTTTTTTATCATCACCGTGTCACTTATTAATTCCTTTCAAACCTTTGGCCAGATCGATATTTTGACCAAGGGAGGTCCTGTGGAATCAACCAATGTTATTGTGTATTCCATTTATAAAGAAGCCTTTATTAATTACAATATCGGCTCGGCAAGTGCCCAGGCAACGATTCTCTTTTTCTGTATTTTAGTTGTAACCATTCTTCAATTTAAGATAGGGGAACGGAAGGTGCATTATCAATGA
- a CDS encoding ABC transporter ATP-binding protein, with translation MKRVELKNISKTYDGKEQVIKGIDVTIKPGEFFVLVGPSGCGKSTMLRMIAGLEEISNGDLFIGEENVTKHLPSKRNLSMVFQNYALYPHLTVEQNITFGLHTKKLSKQEQKDRCTETAAMLGLSELVNRKPRQLSGGQRQRVALARAIVTQAPICLMDEPLSNLDAKLRAKMRSEIRQIQRKLGITMIYVTHDQTEAMTMADRMMILHNGEVQQIGHPLDIYNHPANTFVASFIGSPPMNLLNVEVKEQSLFFADNRSISLSEEVTQHLASHSRITAGIRPEHIQLAKEGKISFFANVLNVEVLGTETLITFEMGNKQWIAKWNGQWNIEIGRKIPLTIQEENLFFFHTESGDYLYHKAKIEERPLVEEAIL, from the coding sequence ATGAAGCGAGTTGAGTTGAAAAATATTTCAAAAACCTACGATGGAAAGGAACAGGTGATTAAAGGTATCGATGTAACAATTAAGCCAGGTGAATTTTTCGTTTTAGTAGGACCATCGGGATGTGGGAAAAGTACAATGCTTCGCATGATTGCTGGGCTTGAAGAGATCTCTAACGGAGACCTTTTTATAGGCGAAGAGAATGTCACAAAACATTTACCAAGTAAGCGGAATTTATCTATGGTCTTTCAAAACTATGCCTTATATCCTCATTTAACGGTGGAACAAAACATTACCTTTGGTCTCCATACAAAGAAACTATCAAAACAGGAGCAAAAAGACCGTTGCACTGAAACAGCAGCAATGCTTGGCTTGTCCGAGTTAGTAAATAGAAAGCCAAGACAGCTTTCAGGTGGACAGCGTCAACGTGTGGCATTAGCAAGGGCGATTGTCACTCAAGCCCCAATTTGTCTAATGGATGAGCCATTATCCAATTTAGATGCAAAGCTTAGAGCCAAGATGAGATCTGAGATTCGCCAAATTCAACGTAAGCTAGGGATTACGATGATTTATGTAACACATGATCAGACAGAAGCGATGACCATGGCCGATCGAATGATGATTTTACATAACGGTGAGGTGCAGCAAATAGGACACCCTCTAGACATCTATAATCATCCTGCGAATACGTTTGTTGCTTCCTTTATCGGCTCACCACCTATGAATCTCTTAAATGTAGAAGTGAAGGAGCAATCGTTATTCTTCGCAGATAATCGATCCATCTCATTAAGTGAGGAAGTAACACAGCACCTTGCATCCCACTCAAGAATCACAGCAGGCATTCGTCCTGAGCATATCCAGCTTGCTAAAGAAGGGAAAATAAGCTTTTTTGCAAATGTCTTAAATGTAGAAGTTCTTGGAACGGAGACACTTATAACGTTTGAGATGGGAAATAAACAATGGATTGCGAAATGGAACGGACAATGGAATATCGAGATTGGGAGGAAAATACCCCTTACTATTCAAGAAGAGAATTTGTTTTTCTTTCATACGGAAAGTGGAGATTACTTATATCATAAAGCAAAAATTGAGGAGAGACCATTAGTTGAGGAGGCTATCTTATGA
- a CDS encoding glycerol-3-phosphate responsive antiterminator, with protein sequence MDLQEEFTRRLEHDRLIASIKDPKSLDQFLESNIQCAFLLTGNISVIKRYVDVLKKHNRFVFLHIEKIPGISYDREGLKFIAKYVQPTGIVTTKSSLIQLANKEGLLTIQRLFLVDTDAVKNGLKAVNEIQPDALELMPALIPEIIAKLKRKTDIPLITGGLIQHQEHINAALQSGAIAVSTGKPRLWQFQAQTAIEVEKM encoded by the coding sequence ATGGATCTTCAAGAAGAATTTACGAGACGCTTAGAGCATGACCGACTAATCGCCTCTATTAAAGACCCGAAAAGCCTTGATCAATTTTTGGAGTCAAATATACAATGCGCTTTTCTCTTAACAGGAAATATTAGTGTGATCAAACGCTATGTAGATGTGTTGAAAAAACATAATCGCTTTGTGTTTTTACATATTGAGAAAATACCCGGCATTAGCTATGACAGAGAAGGTCTTAAGTTTATCGCAAAATATGTCCAGCCAACGGGAATTGTTACAACGAAAAGCTCTCTCATTCAGCTTGCAAATAAAGAAGGGCTTCTAACCATCCAACGTTTGTTTCTAGTAGATACAGATGCAGTGAAGAACGGTTTAAAAGCAGTAAATGAGATCCAGCCTGATGCACTTGAATTAATGCCAGCTCTTATTCCAGAAATAATTGCCAAGCTAAAACGAAAAACGGACATCCCTCTTATCACAGGAGGATTGATTCAGCACCAGGAGCATATTAACGCAGCACTTCAAAGTGGAGCGATCGCCGTTTCAACTGGTAAACCAAGATTATGGCAATTTCAAGCCCAAACGGCAATTGAAGTAGAGAAAATGTGA
- a CDS encoding ABC transporter ATP-binding protein, with protein MIKELKAPFQYERIVESEGSVEKKKQKVSFKQATYTLRKLWFYLSSRRILFSLVLLMVLISSGLGLLGPYMIGHALDTYIVPGQSEGLLTLLVGLVAVFIFHSISLFLQNYWMIGIAQQTVNTMRTDLFRHFHVLPISFFDKRQHGELMSRVTNDIENVSTTLNSSIIQVFSSVLTLLGTVTVMIFLSPLLTAVTLIIVPLMVIGMKWITSRTGRLFKQQQQHLGELNGYIEESISGQKLIKAYSKEARVIEEFIEKSDQLMLSGFWAQTISGFIPKVMNMLNNLSFAIVAGVGGILALNGLVTIGMIVIFAEYARQFTRPLNDLANQYNTLLSAMAGAERVFDILEEPKEEEDSEYASNKNKPINGEVEFVDVSFSYDQDDSKQTINHISFKALAGETVAFIGPTGAGKTTLVNLISRFYDATDGIIYVDGRDIKEISRDELRRQMAFVLQDTFLFHGSIMENIRYGRLEATDEEVVKAAKQANAHSFIQQLPNQYETQISQDGNGISHGQKQLLAIARAMLANPKILILDEATSSIDTITEIKIQEALNHLMKDRTTFVIAHRLNTIRQADKVIEVKAGEISACHLPEFVE; from the coding sequence ATGATTAAAGAATTAAAAGCTCCCTTCCAATATGAGCGGATTGTGGAAAGTGAAGGTTCCGTTGAGAAGAAGAAACAGAAGGTAAGCTTTAAGCAGGCAACCTACACTTTACGAAAGTTATGGTTCTATCTGTCATCAAGACGTATTCTGTTTTCGCTCGTCTTACTGATGGTGCTGATTAGCTCTGGATTGGGCTTGTTAGGTCCATATATGATTGGTCATGCGCTTGATACGTACATTGTACCTGGTCAAAGCGAGGGTCTCCTAACCTTATTGGTAGGATTAGTAGCTGTGTTTATTTTTCATTCCATTTCTCTTTTCCTGCAGAATTATTGGATGATTGGGATTGCTCAACAAACAGTTAATACAATGAGGACGGATTTGTTTCGTCATTTTCATGTGCTCCCTATTTCTTTTTTTGATAAAAGACAGCACGGTGAATTAATGAGTAGGGTGACCAATGATATCGAGAATGTAAGTACGACGTTGAATAGCTCGATCATTCAAGTATTCTCAAGTGTTCTTACTTTACTAGGGACGGTTACAGTCATGATTTTCCTTAGTCCTTTGTTAACAGCTGTGACGTTGATTATAGTTCCTTTAATGGTTATTGGGATGAAGTGGATAACGAGCCGAACAGGTCGTTTGTTTAAACAGCAGCAACAACATCTTGGTGAGCTAAATGGCTATATTGAAGAATCCATTTCCGGGCAAAAGCTAATTAAAGCTTATTCAAAAGAAGCGCGTGTTATTGAAGAATTTATTGAAAAAAGTGACCAGCTAATGTTATCTGGTTTTTGGGCACAGACGATCTCAGGCTTTATCCCAAAAGTAATGAATATGCTTAATAACCTAAGCTTTGCCATAGTTGCAGGAGTAGGTGGGATATTAGCATTAAATGGCTTGGTAACAATCGGGATGATCGTTATTTTCGCCGAGTATGCAAGACAATTTACGAGACCATTAAATGATTTAGCTAATCAATATAATACGTTGTTATCAGCAATGGCTGGGGCTGAAAGGGTATTTGATATTTTAGAGGAGCCGAAAGAGGAAGAAGATTCCGAGTACGCCTCCAACAAAAATAAACCGATTAATGGGGAAGTTGAATTTGTAGACGTATCGTTTTCTTACGATCAGGATGACTCAAAGCAAACAATTAACCATATTAGTTTTAAGGCGTTAGCTGGAGAGACGGTCGCATTTATTGGACCAACTGGGGCGGGGAAAACGACCTTAGTCAATTTAATCTCAAGGTTTTATGATGCTACCGATGGGATTATCTATGTAGATGGAAGAGATATAAAAGAAATTAGTCGAGATGAATTAAGAAGACAAATGGCGTTTGTTCTTCAAGATACCTTTCTCTTCCATGGGTCAATCATGGAAAATATTCGCTATGGTCGGTTAGAAGCAACAGACGAAGAGGTGGTAAAAGCAGCAAAGCAAGCCAACGCTCACTCCTTTATCCAACAGCTTCCGAACCAATATGAAACGCAAATCAGTCAAGATGGGAATGGCATTAGCCATGGGCAGAAGCAGCTTTTAGCCATCGCAAGAGCAATGCTTGCAAACCCGAAAATCCTTATCCTAGACGAAGCAACGAGTAGCATCGACACGATCACAGAAATCAAAATTCAAGAAGCCCTAAACCATCTCATGAAAGACCGCACCACCTTCGTCATCGCGCATCGTCTTAATACCATCCGCCAAGCTGACAAGGTGATCGAAGTAAAGGCAGGGGAAATCAGTGCCTGTCATCTTCCAGAATTTGTTGAATGA
- a CDS encoding ABC transporter ATP-binding protein — MGTGGNTILHTFRTYLSPYRIAITVALTLMLTELAVELTLPLLMAKIIDEGILAKDLSVVIQWGSVMIGLSLLAFVCGIINSFYAAHVGQNFGFTIRKALFVKVQNFTFEKLNKFPTASLITRMTNDVTQLQNTIFMGLRIMLRAPLLLIGSIIMSFIVSPVLATVFLIAVPIVVILLITILKRGSKLFQLVQKKLDFVNDVLRENLVGMKLIKAYVRKEYERSRFNESADSLKITTIRALRIIESSMPILLFIMNVAILVLLWNGFWLADGSRIEVGEVVAVINYGLRTTAVLSMFSFIIMFISRSRASAERIYEVLHTEEQDLLHGKPSLFSQGDITFEHVTFSYPGEESVLKDISFSVHAGETVAIMGGTGAGKSSLMQLIPRLYEVDSGKISIDQVDISTMNLIDLRNQTGLVPQEAVLFTGSVKENIVWGKEDATMSEVVEAAKAAQIHETIEKLPQRYNTRIGQKGVNLSGGQKQRLSIARALVRKPKILLFDDSTSALDVHTEKDLMEALHEYSATMLIITHKISTAMQVDRVLLLDEGHLVAEGTHEQLLKTSPLYHKIYQSQMSEEVVYD, encoded by the coding sequence ATAGGGACTGGAGGTAATACCATCTTACATACATTTCGAACATATCTATCACCCTATCGCATAGCAATTACGGTTGCTCTTACGCTGATGTTGACTGAACTTGCGGTGGAGCTTACATTGCCATTATTAATGGCGAAGATAATTGATGAAGGGATTTTAGCAAAGGATCTTTCAGTGGTCATTCAGTGGGGAAGTGTGATGATCGGTTTATCGCTACTTGCTTTTGTTTGTGGGATTATTAATTCCTTTTATGCTGCGCATGTAGGTCAAAATTTTGGCTTTACCATTAGAAAAGCACTATTTGTAAAAGTACAGAACTTCACTTTTGAAAAGCTTAACAAATTTCCTACGGCATCATTGATTACAAGGATGACAAATGATGTGACACAGCTCCAAAATACCATTTTTATGGGGCTTAGAATTATGCTTAGAGCCCCATTACTACTTATTGGTTCAATTATCATGTCCTTTATTGTCAGTCCTGTTTTAGCAACTGTGTTTCTTATCGCTGTACCCATTGTTGTTATCCTGCTTATTACTATTTTGAAACGAGGGAGTAAGCTGTTTCAATTGGTTCAAAAAAAGCTTGATTTTGTAAATGATGTGTTAAGAGAAAATTTAGTAGGGATGAAACTAATTAAAGCCTATGTAAGGAAGGAGTATGAAAGAAGTCGCTTTAATGAATCGGCTGACTCCCTAAAGATCACGACAATTAGAGCATTGCGGATCATTGAATCCTCTATGCCTATTCTTTTGTTCATAATGAATGTAGCGATTCTTGTTCTTTTATGGAATGGATTTTGGTTAGCCGATGGAAGTCGTATTGAAGTCGGGGAGGTTGTCGCTGTTATTAATTATGGATTGCGTACAACAGCCGTATTGTCGATGTTTTCGTTTATCATTATGTTTATTTCTAGATCTCGTGCTTCTGCAGAGCGAATTTATGAGGTGTTACATACAGAAGAGCAGGATCTATTACACGGAAAACCCTCTCTTTTCTCTCAAGGAGACATTACCTTCGAACACGTGACATTTTCCTATCCAGGGGAAGAGAGTGTTCTAAAGGATATCTCTTTTAGCGTACATGCTGGAGAAACCGTGGCAATTATGGGAGGAACAGGGGCAGGGAAGTCCTCGCTTATGCAGCTGATTCCAAGGCTTTACGAGGTGGATTCTGGGAAAATCAGCATTGATCAAGTAGATATCTCTACAATGAATTTAATTGACCTGCGTAACCAAACAGGTCTCGTCCCTCAAGAAGCGGTGCTTTTCACAGGAAGTGTGAAAGAAAATATTGTATGGGGAAAAGAAGATGCAACAATGAGTGAAGTGGTTGAGGCAGCTAAGGCTGCGCAAATTCATGAAACCATTGAAAAATTACCTCAACGCTACAACACAAGAATTGGTCAAAAAGGTGTGAATCTTTCAGGTGGCCAAAAACAACGTCTCTCCATTGCTAGAGCGTTAGTACGAAAGCCAAAGATTTTACTTTTTGACGACAGTACGAGTGCGTTAGATGTTCATACAGAAAAGGATTTAATGGAAGCTTTGCATGAGTATTCTGCGACCATGTTAATTATTACCCACAAAATAAGCACCGCAATGCAAGTAGATCGGGTTTTACTATTAGATGAGGGACATTTAGTAGCGGAAGGAACACACGAGCAGCTACTCAAAACCTCCCCGTTATATCATAAAATCTATCAATCTCAAATGTCGGAGGAGGTTGTCTATGATTAA
- a CDS encoding PadR family transcriptional regulator: MEDKVVRKLFLGFIHIHILHHAKEQPIFGLWMLEELQEHGYNISAGTLYPILHSMEADGLLHREDKNIEGKIRKYYSITDKGSEILDEARKKAYELFNEIKE, translated from the coding sequence TTGGAAGATAAAGTAGTACGAAAGCTGTTTCTCGGCTTTATTCACATTCACATTCTTCATCACGCAAAGGAACAGCCCATTTTTGGTCTTTGGATGCTTGAAGAATTGCAGGAGCATGGCTACAACATCAGTGCCGGTACGCTTTACCCCATTCTTCATTCAATGGAGGCAGATGGGTTATTACATCGTGAAGATAAAAACATCGAAGGGAAAATCCGCAAATATTATTCCATTACAGATAAAGGCTCAGAGATTTTAGATGAAGCAAGAAAAAAAGCATATGAGCTGTTTAACGAAATTAAAGAGTAG